The Acidobacteriota bacterium genome window below encodes:
- a CDS encoding sigma-54-dependent Fis family transcriptional regulator translates to MSVFHHPQLLSTFLREVQALALTSTASLEQLLATIAPQLGALRAGIWSKEGGNELLCRTWYLPMHPARRAALKALKQLPERRLIQEALQWRATSPLQRGLLHGALAEWLVLVPVHTGPQSVLGMLSLVFQETDRLVPESVLAGLQLLAALLAEKHWPPEPVLAPGFDNDTLRVELSRHYDFSGLLGNSQGMRQVYEQIAQVACAKTTVLIGGESGTGKELVAQALHRNSPRIDGPYLKVNCGALSDNLIESELFGHVRGAFTDAHTDKPGRFELAHGGTLLLDEIGELTTHAQVRLLRVLESGECERLGATDIIQTDVRVIAATNRDLSAEVAAGRFRADLFYRLNLFPITIPPLRERSEDIPVLAAQFLGEFARQHKKALKGFTPHALEMLTSYDWPGNVRELQNAVERAVVVATGKAIQPHELPAAVQTASTAGLTANYNLTAAVEAYERDLICAALTTTRGKRAPAAELLGISERLLAYKLKKYLINPTLYSG, encoded by the coding sequence ATGAGTGTCTTTCATCATCCTCAATTACTCAGCACGTTTTTGCGTGAGGTGCAGGCGCTGGCACTGACCTCGACAGCCTCGTTAGAGCAGCTCCTCGCTACCATCGCGCCGCAACTGGGCGCGCTGCGGGCGGGCATTTGGTCAAAGGAAGGAGGAAACGAATTGCTGTGCCGGACGTGGTATTTGCCCATGCATCCGGCCCGCCGGGCGGCGTTAAAAGCGCTCAAGCAATTGCCCGAACGCCGCCTGATCCAAGAGGCATTGCAGTGGCGCGCCACCAGCCCGTTGCAGCGCGGTTTGTTGCATGGCGCGCTGGCCGAATGGCTGGTGTTGGTGCCTGTGCACACAGGGCCACAAAGCGTGCTCGGCATGCTGAGCCTGGTTTTTCAGGAAACAGATCGCCTGGTGCCGGAATCCGTTTTGGCAGGCTTACAACTATTGGCCGCCTTGTTGGCCGAAAAACACTGGCCGCCAGAACCTGTGCTGGCACCCGGCTTTGACAATGACACCTTGCGGGTCGAGTTGAGCCGCCACTATGACTTCAGCGGCTTGCTAGGGAACAGTCAGGGAATGCGGCAGGTTTATGAACAGATCGCGCAAGTCGCATGCGCCAAAACAACGGTGCTCATTGGTGGTGAATCAGGTACAGGCAAAGAATTGGTGGCGCAAGCCTTGCACCGCAATTCGCCGCGGATAGACGGGCCTTATCTGAAGGTCAATTGCGGCGCGCTGAGCGACAACTTGATCGAAAGCGAGTTGTTCGGCCATGTGCGGGGCGCTTTTACCGATGCCCACACTGACAAACCAGGCCGTTTTGAATTGGCGCACGGCGGCACGTTGTTGCTGGATGAAATCGGCGAACTGACAACCCATGCCCAAGTACGTTTGTTGCGCGTGCTGGAAAGCGGGGAATGCGAACGGCTGGGCGCGACGGACATCATCCAAACCGATGTGCGCGTGATTGCCGCGACCAACCGCGATTTGAGTGCTGAGGTCGCGGCTGGGCGCTTTCGCGCAGACCTGTTTTACCGGCTCAATCTCTTCCCGATCACAATTCCGCCTTTGCGGGAACGCAGCGAAGATATTCCGGTACTAGCCGCGCAGTTCCTCGGAGAGTTTGCGCGGCAACACAAGAAAGCCTTGAAGGGCTTTACGCCACACGCCTTGGAAATGTTGACCAGTTACGATTGGCCGGGCAACGTGCGGGAGTTGCAGAACGCCGTTGAACGCGCGGTCGTCGTCGCCACTGGCAAGGCGATTCAACCGCACGAATTGCCCGCCGCCGTGCAAACCGCCAGCACCGCCGGCCTGACCGCCAATTACAACCTCACCGCTGCCGTCGAAGCTTACGAACGAGACCTGATTTGCGCCGCCCTTACCACCACACGGGGCAAACGCGCCCCCGCCGCCGAATTGCTGGGCATCAGCGAACGCCTGCTCGCTTACAAACTGAAAAAATATCTGATCAATCCGACGCTCTATAGCGGTTGA